From the Bacillus tuaregi genome, one window contains:
- a CDS encoding tripartite tricarboxylate transporter substrate binding protein → MKQKLSVFFTFLLMAGLIIAGCSSQSDQDQDTKALNYPTRQIELVVPFAAGGGVDLAARTVADYLSKEWGQPIVVTNKTGGGGIIGAQYALKESKPDGYTVLVNNNSSTTLHEAGTAKPTLTIDDNQFISRIATGSMAYAVKADAEWNNFEEFSEWVKTNPEKLTWASVGPAGISAFAVAQWLDSIGVDYHTTKMVSSEGASDSAAKVAGGHVVLGVHTVGEFAPLVDSGKLKILAIQSPERNPLYPDVLTTDEQGFDGLTVKWWTGLSFAPGTPTEIVKKWDEAIEKMENDEEFLKQLEKVKLEPGYLNSADFTADVQKETDTFKELAEETGIRK, encoded by the coding sequence ATGAAGCAAAAGTTATCTGTATTTTTCACTTTTTTACTTATGGCAGGTCTGATTATTGCCGGGTGTTCATCCCAATCCGATCAAGATCAAGACACCAAAGCGCTAAATTATCCAACAAGGCAGATTGAACTTGTTGTTCCATTTGCCGCTGGCGGAGGTGTTGATTTAGCAGCACGTACGGTAGCAGATTATTTAAGTAAGGAGTGGGGACAGCCGATTGTTGTAACAAATAAAACCGGCGGCGGTGGAATCATAGGTGCGCAGTATGCGTTAAAGGAATCAAAGCCAGATGGCTACACCGTGCTTGTTAATAACAATTCTTCTACCACCCTGCATGAAGCAGGGACAGCAAAGCCTACCTTAACCATTGATGATAATCAGTTCATTTCCCGTATCGCTACAGGTTCCATGGCTTATGCAGTAAAAGCAGATGCCGAGTGGAATAACTTTGAGGAGTTTTCTGAGTGGGTAAAGACAAATCCTGAAAAACTAACATGGGCAAGTGTTGGTCCTGCTGGTATTTCTGCCTTTGCTGTTGCCCAGTGGCTTGATTCTATCGGTGTCGATTATCACACTACTAAAATGGTATCCTCTGAAGGAGCCTCTGACTCTGCTGCAAAGGTTGCCGGCGGTCATGTCGTATTAGGTGTACACACAGTTGGAGAGTTTGCACCACTTGTGGACTCAGGAAAACTCAAAATACTTGCTATTCAATCACCAGAAAGAAACCCACTCTACCCAGATGTTCTAACAACAGATGAGCAGGGCTTTGATGGATTAACCGTAAAATGGTGGACCGGTCTTTCTTTTGCGCCTGGAACACCTACTGAGATTGTGAAAAAGTGGGATGAGGCGATTGAGAAAATGGAAAATGACGAGGAATTTTTAAAGCAGCTGGAAAAAGTAAAGCTAGAACCCGGTTATTTAAACTCTGCTGACTTCACCGCTGATGTACAGAAGGAAACAGATACTTTTAAAGAATTAGCCGAGGAAACAGGCATTCGCAAATAA
- a CDS encoding sulfite exporter TauE/SafE family protein, translating into MKKLIVFAFIGFLAQLIDGALGMAYGVTSSSLLLAFSIAPAVASASVHLSEVVTTAASGVSHIKFGNVDKAMVFKLIIPGSIGAFLGATFLSNIPGDIAKPYVSIFLLLLGIYVLFRFLIQYRPPAENSSSSLTRKQAIPLGFIAGFMDATGGGGWGPIATPVLLSKNGMSARKVVGTVDTSEFAIAVSASLGFFISLGWSQVNWLWVTALIIGGVIAAPIAAWLVQKVHPQLMGVLVGGFIIFVNSRTLLTTWVENASLYPYIYTIIFVGWVAAILATITKLSKRKASILVNQKRTGNIAD; encoded by the coding sequence ATGAAAAAGTTAATTGTGTTTGCCTTTATTGGCTTTTTAGCCCAGTTGATCGACGGTGCTTTAGGAATGGCATATGGCGTAACATCGTCATCTTTATTATTAGCCTTTAGTATTGCACCTGCTGTAGCATCAGCTTCAGTTCATTTATCAGAAGTAGTAACAACGGCTGCTTCAGGAGTGTCCCATATAAAGTTTGGAAATGTGGATAAAGCAATGGTCTTCAAACTTATTATTCCTGGATCAATCGGAGCCTTTTTAGGAGCAACGTTTTTAAGTAACATTCCTGGAGATATAGCGAAGCCTTATGTTTCTATTTTTCTCTTGTTACTGGGAATTTATGTTTTGTTTCGATTTCTTATCCAATACCGTCCACCAGCTGAGAATAGTTCATCATCACTAACAAGAAAGCAGGCCATTCCACTTGGTTTTATTGCCGGCTTCATGGACGCAACCGGAGGTGGAGGCTGGGGTCCGATTGCCACACCGGTCCTTTTAAGTAAAAATGGCATGAGTGCAAGAAAGGTCGTTGGTACAGTGGATACAAGTGAATTTGCGATTGCTGTATCTGCTTCCCTTGGCTTCTTTATTTCCTTAGGCTGGTCTCAGGTAAATTGGTTGTGGGTAACGGCGTTAATTATTGGAGGGGTCATTGCAGCTCCTATTGCAGCCTGGTTAGTTCAGAAGGTTCACCCACAATTAATGGGTGTGTTGGTTGGTGGGTTTATTATTTTTGTCAACTCTAGAACTCTGCTTACAACATGGGTTGAAAATGCATCCTTGTATCCTTATATCTATACCATCATTTTTGTAGGTTGGGTAGCTGCTATTCTGGCTACGATTACGAAGCTTTCAAAAAGAAAAGCTTCGATACTAGTCAATCAGAAAAGAACAGGTAATATTGCCGACTAA
- a CDS encoding nitrous oxide reductase accessory protein NosL — translation MKKFTLILLSLLLIFVFAGCNAEEQESKTEDKGKESATTETATTETTGTNENEDQKHNHDHEYNPEEPTAEDVCHFCNMKIYTEDEEMGVFTAQAVKEDGTHVYFDDSGCLLNAQRKFNEEYVKEWVRDFNTNEWIEADSAVVVKADVQTPMKYGYAFFKDEEGAKPYLENAALNAALANWDEIDQEAETRYQKKMQKEAEMKNGSMDNQESMDMEM, via the coding sequence ATGAAGAAATTTACTTTAATACTGCTATCATTATTACTCATCTTTGTTTTTGCGGGCTGTAATGCTGAGGAACAGGAATCAAAAACGGAAGACAAGGGGAAAGAAAGCGCTACGACAGAAACGGCAACAACAGAGACAACAGGAACAAATGAAAACGAAGATCAAAAACATAATCATGATCATGAATATAATCCTGAAGAACCTACGGCAGAGGATGTCTGTCACTTCTGTAATATGAAAATTTATACTGAAGATGAAGAAATGGGTGTGTTTACGGCACAAGCGGTGAAAGAGGATGGTACGCATGTGTATTTTGACGACTCTGGTTGTTTATTAAACGCACAGAGAAAATTTAACGAAGAATATGTGAAAGAGTGGGTCCGTGATTTTAATACAAACGAGTGGATTGAAGCGGACAGTGCAGTAGTAGTAAAGGCTGATGTACAAACACCGATGAAATATGGATATGCTTTTTTCAAGGATGAGGAAGGGGCAAAGCCATATCTTGAGAATGCAGCATTAAATGCCGCTCTTGCAAATTGGGATGAAATCGACCAAGAAGCTGAAACACGTTATCAGAAGAAAATGCAAAAAGAAGCAGAAATGAAAAACGGTTCCATGGATAATCAGGAAAGTATGGATATGGAGATGTAA
- a CDS encoding H-type small acid-soluble spore protein, with translation MDIQRAMEIINSTEMVNVSFRGIPVYLKEIHSNQTATVFPLDELDHPQIVELHGLSEEGPTMRLNMNKQRLT, from the coding sequence ATGGATATTCAACGAGCAATGGAAATTATTAATTCAACTGAAATGGTCAATGTAAGCTTCAGAGGGATTCCGGTTTATCTAAAAGAAATACATTCGAATCAAACTGCGACTGTTTTTCCTCTAGATGAGCTGGACCATCCACAAATTGTAGAGTTACACGGTTTATCTGAAGAAGGTCCAACCATGAGATTGAACATGAATAAACAAAGGCTGACGTAA
- the cysI gene encoding assimilatory sulfite reductase (NADPH) hemoprotein subunit — MVKTILTAPEGPPSDVEEIKIKSDYLRGTLKEVMLDRLSAGIPDDDNRLMKHHGSYLQDDRDLRNERQKQKLEPAYQFMLRVRLPGGVATSEQWLIMDELADKYANGTLKLTTRMTFQLHGILKWNMKSTIQGINAALMDTIAACGDVNRNVMCAANPYQSEHHREVYEWSKQLSDYLLPRTRAYYEVWLDEEKVAGTPDTEVEPMYGPTYLPRKFKIGIAVPPTNDIDVFSQDLGLIAIIEDNKLVGFNVAIGGGMGMTHGDKATYPQLAKVIGFVTPDKIQDVAEKVITIQRDYGNRSVRKNARFKYTVDRLGLENVKAELESRLGWSLEEARPFQFDHNGDRYGWVKGVGGKWNLTLFIQGGRVADYDEYQLKTGLREIAKIHTGDFHLTGNQNVIIANVPSQKKKKINELVEKYGLTDGKHYSALRRSSIACVALPTCGLAMAEAERYLPTLLDKIEEIIDESGLQDKEINIRMTGCPNGCARPALGEIAFIGKAVGKYNMYLGAAHDGSRLSKMYRENIGEEEILSELRQLLPRYAKERLDGEHFGDFVIRAGIINATTDGTNFHD, encoded by the coding sequence ATGGTAAAAACCATTTTAACAGCACCGGAAGGACCACCTAGTGATGTTGAAGAGATAAAAATAAAAAGTGATTATTTGCGCGGTACACTGAAGGAAGTGATGCTCGACCGTCTAAGTGCCGGCATCCCTGACGACGACAATCGCTTGATGAAGCACCACGGCAGCTATTTGCAGGATGACCGTGATCTGCGAAATGAGCGTCAAAAACAAAAGCTAGAGCCTGCGTATCAATTCATGCTGCGTGTCCGCTTACCAGGAGGAGTCGCAACATCGGAGCAGTGGCTTATCATGGATGAGCTGGCCGATAAGTATGCAAACGGAACGTTAAAGCTGACAACGAGAATGACCTTCCAATTGCATGGGATATTAAAATGGAATATGAAGAGTACGATTCAGGGAATTAATGCTGCCCTTATGGATACGATTGCAGCATGCGGAGATGTAAACCGTAACGTGATGTGTGCAGCCAATCCATATCAATCTGAGCATCATAGAGAAGTGTATGAATGGTCAAAACAACTGAGCGATTATTTATTACCTCGTACTAGAGCTTACTATGAAGTATGGCTTGATGAAGAAAAAGTGGCTGGAACTCCTGATACAGAGGTTGAACCAATGTATGGCCCAACCTATCTGCCGCGTAAATTTAAAATTGGGATTGCGGTTCCACCAACAAATGATATAGATGTCTTTTCTCAGGATTTAGGTCTGATTGCTATTATTGAAGATAACAAGCTTGTTGGATTTAATGTAGCAATCGGTGGAGGTATGGGAATGACACATGGGGATAAAGCGACTTATCCTCAGCTTGCTAAGGTTATTGGTTTCGTTACACCGGATAAAATTCAAGATGTAGCGGAAAAAGTGATTACGATACAACGTGATTATGGTAATCGTTCCGTTCGAAAAAATGCCCGTTTTAAATATACGGTTGACCGTCTGGGACTAGAAAATGTGAAGGCTGAATTGGAAAGCCGACTTGGCTGGAGCTTAGAGGAAGCTAGACCATTCCAATTTGATCATAATGGCGATCGTTATGGATGGGTAAAGGGTGTTGGCGGTAAATGGAACCTAACATTATTTATCCAAGGTGGACGTGTGGCAGATTATGATGAATATCAATTAAAGACAGGCTTGCGGGAAATTGCAAAAATTCATACAGGTGATTTTCATTTAACCGGAAATCAAAATGTTATTATTGCGAATGTACCAAGCCAAAAGAAGAAAAAAATTAACGAGCTAGTTGAGAAATATGGTTTGACAGACGGCAAGCATTATTCAGCACTGCGCCGTAGCTCGATTGCCTGCGTAGCCCTACCAACCTGCGGTTTGGCGATGGCAGAGGCAGAGCGTTATTTACCAACGCTTCTTGATAAAATCGAAGAAATTATCGATGAGAGTGGACTGCAGGATAAAGAAATTAATATCCGTATGACAGGTTGTCCAAATGGATGTGCCCGTCCAGCTCTTGGTGAAATTGCCTTTATCGGAAAAGCGGTTGGAAAATATAATATGTATTTGGGTGCTGCACATGATGGCAGTCGTTTAAGTAAAATGTACCGTGAGAATATCGGTGAAGAAGAGATACTTAGCGAGCTTCGTCAACTGCTTCCTCGTTATGCGAAGGAACGGTTGGATGGCGAGCACTTCGGTGATTTTGTTATTCGTGCTGGAATCATTAACGCAACAACAGACGGAACTAATTTCCATGATTAA
- a CDS encoding M20 peptidase aminoacylase family protein, giving the protein MKSLEESTTLVEKLITYRRELHEHPELSMKEYETTRRIRKWLEEAGITILDYGLEVGVVAEITGSDTGPTIALRADIDALPIQEETGLAFSSKNEGIMHACGHDFHTAAMIGAAILLQERRDELKGKVRILFQPAEEIAQGAVLMEKAGALNEVAAIFGMHNKPDLPVGTIGVREGALMASVDRFEIEITGLGGHAGIPNNTIDPIVVAGQLISALQTIVSRNLSSFYHAVISITQVHAGNTWNVIPEKAFMEGTVRTFQNEARQLIPDLMKRTVEGIASSNGAKAELRWHSYMPVVHNAGRFSKVAAGTARILGYEAVEAEPSQAGEDFAFYQTKIPGFFVWMGVDGPKEWHHPAFTLKDEAIKVATDYFTNLAINVLNQWE; this is encoded by the coding sequence ATGAAGAGCTTAGAGGAGAGCACAACTTTAGTAGAAAAACTTATTACATATCGAAGAGAATTGCATGAGCATCCTGAACTATCAATGAAGGAATATGAAACAACGAGACGAATCCGTAAATGGCTTGAGGAAGCAGGGATTACCATCTTGGATTACGGCTTAGAGGTTGGAGTCGTTGCCGAAATAACAGGGAGCGACACAGGTCCGACCATTGCTTTAAGAGCAGATATCGATGCTCTGCCGATTCAAGAGGAAACAGGCTTAGCATTTTCTTCAAAAAACGAAGGGATTATGCATGCCTGTGGTCATGATTTTCATACGGCAGCCATGATTGGGGCAGCCATTCTTCTTCAGGAACGGAGAGATGAGTTAAAAGGAAAGGTTCGAATCCTTTTTCAGCCGGCAGAGGAAATAGCACAAGGGGCTGTTTTAATGGAAAAAGCCGGTGCGTTGAACGAAGTGGCAGCTATTTTTGGGATGCATAACAAGCCGGATCTACCAGTTGGTACCATTGGTGTTCGGGAAGGGGCGCTGATGGCAAGTGTGGACCGGTTTGAAATTGAAATTACGGGCTTAGGTGGTCATGCGGGAATCCCAAACAATACCATTGATCCCATTGTAGTGGCTGGACAGCTGATTTCTGCACTGCAAACCATTGTCAGTCGTAATCTTAGCTCCTTTTATCATGCCGTAATCAGTATAACGCAAGTGCATGCTGGAAATACGTGGAATGTTATTCCTGAAAAGGCCTTTATGGAAGGGACTGTTCGCACCTTTCAAAATGAAGCACGCCAGTTGATACCAGATCTAATGAAGCGTACGGTAGAAGGGATTGCCAGTTCAAACGGGGCAAAGGCTGAATTACGTTGGCACTCTTATATGCCGGTTGTCCATAATGCGGGGCGTTTTAGTAAGGTGGCTGCGGGAACAGCACGTATCCTTGGATATGAAGCAGTGGAGGCTGAGCCAAGCCAGGCCGGAGAGGATTTTGCCTTTTACCAAACGAAGATCCCAGGCTTTTTTGTCTGGATGGGTGTTGATGGACCAAAGGAGTGGCATCATCCTGCATTTACCCTAAAGGACGAAGCAATTAAGGTGGCGACGGATTATTTTACCAATCTTGCGATAAATGTTTTAAATCAATGGGAATAA
- a CDS encoding GNAT family N-acetyltransferase, whose protein sequence is MHWYEKLNQYFPVVEMKSKEHMETLLKERSEIYHKDEGPNHILMYAELDNFIFIDYLLVSKEARGQRLGQKLLEKLKQKGKPIILEVEPINYEDSDSEKRLRFYQREGFHHAQSIGYTRRSLATKEMNTMEILYWAPNKESEDMIYEAMKETYDMIHTYKDQHFYGESYQPVEEVLTFNREPENGNLFDQL, encoded by the coding sequence ATGCATTGGTATGAAAAGCTGAATCAATATTTTCCTGTTGTTGAAATGAAATCAAAAGAACATATGGAAACACTACTAAAGGAACGTTCAGAAATATATCATAAGGATGAAGGTCCGAACCATATTTTGATGTATGCTGAACTGGATAATTTCATCTTTATTGATTATTTGTTAGTTTCGAAAGAAGCTCGTGGACAAAGGCTTGGTCAAAAGCTCTTAGAGAAATTGAAACAAAAGGGGAAGCCCATTATTCTTGAAGTAGAACCTATCAACTATGAAGACAGTGATTCGGAAAAGAGACTCCGTTTTTACCAAAGAGAGGGCTTTCATCATGCTCAATCCATCGGATATACACGGCGCTCACTGGCAACAAAGGAAATGAACACAATGGAAATCCTTTATTGGGCTCCTAATAAGGAGTCAGAGGACATGATTTATGAAGCAATGAAAGAAACCTATGATATGATTCATACCTATAAGGATCAACATTTTTATGGTGAATCCTATCAGCCTGTTGAAGAGGTGCTTACCTTTAACCGAGAACCGGAAAATGGGAATCTATTTGATCAATTGTAA
- a CDS encoding assimilatory sulfite reductase (NADPH) flavoprotein subunit, translating into MQLQVLNSPFNQEQAELLNRLLPSLTESQKVWLSGFLAASQAQNHSGSQAAAALETLEAPVSQSNAANVGKTITKEVTILFGSQSGNAKGLAEKAKKALDAQDYKVTLSSMSDFKPNQLKKLDNLLIIVSTHGEGEPPDNAISFHEFLHGKRAPKLDGLTFSVLALGDSSYEFFCETGKQFDQRLEELGGTRLYPRFDCDVDYDEPAAEWLEGVLNSLNDAQGGSTAPATSTGASLAIDSEYTRTNPFKAEILENINLNGRGSNKETRHLEISLEGSGLIYEPGDTLGIYPENDPELVDTLLQELKWNPDEKVTVNKQGEACTLKDAFISYFELTVLTKPLLEKALELTKNEQLRELLAAGDVKEYLNGRDLLDLVRDFGPWNVSPQEFVSLLRKIPARLYSIASSYDANPEEVHLTIGAVRYESHGRERKGVCSTLCAERLEPGDTLPIYIQKNDNFKLPQDPETPIIMVGPGTGVAPFRSFMQEREEIGAEGKSWMFFGDQHFVTDFLYQTEWQKWLKDGVLTKMDVAFSRDTAEKVYVQHRMLEHGKELFAWLEEGAYFYICGDEKNMAKDVHHTLIEIIEKEGNKSREEAEAYLADMQQKKRYQRDVY; encoded by the coding sequence TTGCAACTTCAGGTATTGAACAGTCCGTTTAATCAGGAGCAGGCAGAGCTCCTTAATCGTTTACTGCCAAGCTTGACAGAGTCACAAAAAGTTTGGTTGAGCGGTTTCCTAGCAGCTTCCCAGGCGCAAAACCATTCAGGTTCACAGGCTGCTGCTGCACTTGAAACATTAGAAGCACCAGTGTCTCAGTCTAATGCAGCAAATGTTGGGAAGACCATTACGAAAGAAGTAACTATCCTTTTCGGTTCCCAATCCGGAAATGCGAAGGGCTTAGCAGAAAAAGCGAAAAAAGCACTTGATGCGCAGGACTATAAAGTAACACTTTCTTCGATGAGTGATTTTAAACCGAATCAATTAAAAAAACTGGATAATCTACTGATTATTGTAAGTACACATGGTGAAGGGGAGCCGCCTGATAATGCAATATCCTTCCATGAATTTCTGCACGGAAAACGTGCTCCAAAGCTTGATGGACTCACATTTTCTGTATTGGCACTTGGAGACAGTTCGTATGAGTTCTTCTGTGAAACAGGTAAGCAATTTGATCAGCGTTTGGAAGAGCTTGGCGGGACCCGACTATATCCGCGCTTTGATTGTGATGTGGATTATGATGAGCCTGCAGCAGAGTGGCTCGAAGGGGTCCTTAACAGCTTAAATGACGCACAAGGCGGAAGTACAGCACCTGCTACATCAACGGGAGCCTCTCTAGCAATAGATTCAGAGTATACGAGAACAAATCCTTTCAAGGCAGAAATACTTGAAAATATTAATCTAAATGGACGAGGCTCTAATAAAGAGACACGTCATCTTGAGATATCCTTAGAAGGTTCTGGGCTCATATACGAACCAGGAGATACTTTAGGGATCTATCCTGAAAATGATCCAGAATTGGTTGACACACTGCTTCAGGAGCTTAAGTGGAATCCAGATGAAAAGGTAACGGTTAATAAGCAGGGAGAAGCTTGTACTTTAAAGGATGCCTTTATTTCGTATTTTGAACTGACTGTATTAACAAAGCCTCTGCTTGAAAAGGCTTTAGAGCTTACAAAAAATGAGCAGCTACGTGAATTGCTGGCAGCTGGAGATGTAAAAGAATACTTAAATGGGCGAGACCTGCTTGATTTAGTTCGCGATTTTGGTCCATGGAATGTATCTCCACAAGAGTTTGTTTCTCTTCTAAGAAAAATTCCTGCTCGTTTATATTCGATTGCGAGTAGCTATGATGCAAACCCGGAAGAGGTTCATTTAACAATCGGGGCTGTTCGTTATGAATCACATGGACGTGAACGTAAGGGTGTATGCTCGACATTGTGTGCCGAGCGCTTAGAACCAGGTGATACACTTCCAATTTATATTCAAAAGAATGATAATTTTAAGCTGCCGCAGGATCCTGAGACACCTATTATCATGGTCGGCCCGGGTACAGGTGTTGCGCCATTCCGTTCCTTTATGCAGGAGCGAGAAGAAATCGGTGCAGAAGGAAAGTCGTGGATGTTCTTCGGAGACCAGCATTTTGTGACAGACTTCCTTTATCAAACAGAATGGCAAAAGTGGCTTAAAGATGGCGTGTTAACCAAAATGGATGTTGCTTTTTCGCGTGACACAGCTGAAAAGGTATATGTCCAGCACCGTATGCTTGAGCACGGTAAAGAATTATTTGCATGGCTTGAGGAAGGGGCTTACTTCTATATTTGCGGTGATGAGAAAAACATGGCGAAAGACGTCCATCATACATTGATTGAGATTATTGAAAAAGAAGGCAATAAGAGCCGTGAAGAAGCAGAAGCTTATTTGGCTGATATGCAGCAGAAAAAACGCTACCAACGTGATGTATATTGA
- a CDS encoding LysR family transcriptional regulator: protein MYYDELKTFVTLVEVKNFTKTAEILRMSQPSVSLHIKNLEKEFQTKLFLRSPKIIQITPTGELLYDRAKQMITIYEKTKQDILEHQNSIQGELKIGASFTIGEYILPSLLFELQKKYPELELQVTIGNTEEIVQSVRLLQVDIGLIEGHTNEKELTVHPFMQDELFIVASNNHELTYKQEVSMTDLQNREWVVREVGSGTREFFNHVVRTNGLKVKSLLSISSNQGIKEMLIHGMGLSLLSHSVIKRDVLHKQLSIIPLQNHPLSRRLSYVSSPIMEEKTNVKAFILALKDKWPDLFESRSI, encoded by the coding sequence TTGTACTATGATGAGTTAAAAACATTCGTTACTCTTGTTGAAGTGAAAAATTTTACGAAAACAGCTGAAATATTAAGAATGTCACAGCCGAGTGTCAGCTTACATATAAAAAATTTAGAAAAAGAATTTCAAACGAAATTATTTCTCCGCTCACCTAAAATCATTCAAATTACCCCTACTGGGGAGCTGCTATATGATCGAGCCAAGCAAATGATTACCATTTATGAAAAGACAAAACAAGATATTCTAGAACATCAAAATTCGATACAAGGGGAATTAAAGATAGGGGCCAGCTTTACGATTGGAGAATACATCCTGCCTTCCCTATTGTTTGAACTACAAAAAAAATATCCTGAGCTTGAATTACAGGTTACGATAGGAAATACAGAGGAGATTGTTCAATCCGTCCGATTATTACAAGTGGATATTGGTTTAATTGAAGGTCACACCAATGAAAAGGAGCTTACTGTCCACCCATTTATGCAGGATGAGCTATTTATTGTTGCCTCTAATAATCATGAACTCACATATAAACAGGAAGTATCGATGACAGATTTGCAAAATCGAGAATGGGTGGTTAGAGAGGTCGGTTCGGGGACACGTGAATTTTTCAACCATGTTGTTCGTACAAATGGATTAAAGGTGAAATCACTACTGTCGATTAGTAGTAATCAAGGTATTAAAGAAATGCTTATTCATGGAATGGGGCTTTCCCTTTTATCACATAGTGTCATAAAAAGAGATGTCTTACATAAACAGCTTTCCATTATACCACTCCAGAATCATCCCCTTTCTAGAAGGCTATCCTATGTTTCTTCCCCCATTATGGAAGAAAAAACGAATGTAAAAGCATTTATCTTAGCCTTAAAAGATAAATGGCCTGACCTGTTCGAATCACGTTCAATTTAA
- a CDS encoding tripartite tricarboxylate transporter permease encodes MDSIMFLLNGFSEVITPSNLFIVLAGSVLGTLVGVLPGLGPTSAIAILLPVTTILNPTQGLMMMAGIYYGSMYGGSTTAILMNIPGESSSVPTTLDGYPLAKKGKAGTALGIAAIGSFLAGIIGLIGLVLFAPILADQALKFGPPEYFTLMLIALLILFNLTGFSFRKSVIMGLLGFLVSLVGIGITTGSPRFDFGSTLLIGGFEMISIIIGLFAIAEVLRGLEENHAVKKHVKIKSVYPGKQDLKQSLPAIFRGSLLGFFLGILPGVSATITSFLSYDLEKKVSKHPEKFGNGAIEGVAGPESANNATSSGGFIPLLALGIPASPPLAVLLAALMIYGLSPGPVLFEQNNQIVWTIIASMFIGNAILLLLNLPLVGLWAKLTEVPFGILAPIILLISILGSFSIRNSMFDVLVAIMFGILGYIFQKYRWPIIPFILCLVLGPKIERYFIQSLEMSSGSLFIFVQRPISLTILVLAVIAFIISIILMKRTKKRILQETGEQMEF; translated from the coding sequence ATGGATTCAATCATGTTCCTTCTCAACGGATTTAGTGAAGTCATCACTCCTTCTAACCTTTTCATTGTCCTCGCGGGATCAGTCTTGGGAACCCTAGTCGGTGTACTTCCTGGATTAGGACCGACTTCAGCTATCGCCATCCTTTTACCTGTTACAACCATTCTTAACCCGACGCAGGGGTTAATGATGATGGCCGGAATTTATTATGGTTCCATGTATGGCGGGTCTACGACTGCGATACTGATGAATATACCTGGTGAATCATCCTCAGTACCTACAACATTAGATGGCTATCCGCTTGCCAAAAAAGGAAAAGCCGGGACTGCTCTAGGTATAGCAGCAATTGGTTCTTTTCTAGCTGGTATTATTGGATTAATTGGACTCGTCTTATTTGCTCCTATATTAGCTGATCAAGCCCTAAAATTTGGGCCGCCTGAATATTTCACACTTATGCTAATTGCCTTATTGATTCTATTTAATCTAACAGGCTTTTCCTTTCGAAAATCGGTTATTATGGGATTATTAGGCTTTTTAGTATCTTTAGTGGGAATAGGAATTACTACAGGGTCGCCCCGCTTTGACTTTGGCTCTACGTTACTAATTGGTGGTTTTGAGATGATTAGCATCATTATCGGGCTGTTTGCCATCGCAGAGGTTCTAAGAGGGCTGGAGGAAAATCATGCAGTCAAAAAACATGTCAAAATAAAGAGTGTCTACCCGGGCAAACAGGACTTAAAGCAGAGCCTACCCGCAATTTTCAGAGGAAGCCTACTAGGCTTTTTCCTTGGGATTCTGCCCGGTGTCTCCGCAACCATTACTTCCTTCCTTTCTTATGATCTAGAAAAGAAAGTATCCAAACATCCTGAGAAATTTGGCAACGGGGCAATCGAAGGAGTTGCAGGACCAGAGTCAGCTAACAATGCAACAAGCTCCGGAGGATTTATTCCATTGTTAGCATTGGGAATACCTGCATCACCCCCACTCGCTGTTTTATTAGCTGCACTTATGATATATGGCTTATCTCCCGGACCTGTTCTCTTTGAACAGAACAATCAGATAGTTTGGACCATCATTGCCAGTATGTTTATTGGAAATGCCATCCTGCTGCTCCTCAATCTTCCCTTAGTGGGCTTATGGGCAAAGCTCACAGAGGTGCCCTTTGGCATTTTAGCGCCTATTATTCTCTTAATCAGTATCCTAGGGTCTTTTTCGATACGAAATAGTATGTTTGATGTGTTAGTAGCTATAATGTTCGGAATCCTTGGCTATATCTTTCAAAAATATCGCTGGCCGATTATTCCCTTTATTCTTTGCCTCGTATTAGGTCCAAAAATTGAAAGGTATTTTATCCAATCGTTAGAAATGTCTTCAGGCAGTTTATTCATTTTTGTTCAACGGCCCATCTCACTAACGATCTTAGTGCTTGCTGTTATTGCATTCATTATTTCAATCATTCTCATGAAGAGAACCAAGAAAAGAATTCTTCAAGAGACCGGCGAACAGATGGAGTTTTAA